One Fibrobacter sp. UBA4297 DNA window includes the following coding sequences:
- the serS gene encoding serine--tRNA ligase, whose product MLDIKKIRENPEYYIAETEKKYTTVSLRDVLAVDNERRPLLTEVERLKSERNAQSKRIGELKKKGENADEAQAATRELGNKIDELDKKLKELDYKQTEMLMHVPNIAPRSPEGKDSSDNVVEKDGPIPFDYYTKNDDFARVDHKTLGERLGIFDFERGAKISGSGFPVYRGLGSRLERALIQFFLDEHMKNGFEEFTPPYLVTRNTMRGTGQLPKFEEDMYRCDKDDDLFLIPTAEVPLTNLYAGEVIPESELPKRICAYSACFRREAGSYGKDTRGLLRLHQFNKVEMVYFAHPEHSYEDHEELTRFGEKLLEKLGLPYHRLALCKGDLGFGAAKCYDLEVYAPVEKKWLEVSSCSNFEDYQARRANIKTKINGKNVYLHTLNGSGLATPRVMVGICDNYQQKDGSLKIPEVLRPYMGGLEFIKPKA is encoded by the coding sequence ATGCTTGATATCAAAAAGATCCGTGAAAATCCGGAATATTATATTGCTGAAACCGAAAAGAAATATACGACCGTAAGCCTTCGTGACGTGCTCGCCGTCGATAACGAACGCCGTCCGCTCCTCACCGAAGTCGAACGCCTCAAGAGCGAACGCAACGCCCAGTCCAAGCGCATTGGCGAACTCAAGAAGAAGGGCGAAAATGCAGACGAAGCCCAGGCCGCCACACGCGAACTTGGCAACAAGATTGACGAACTCGATAAGAAGCTCAAGGAACTTGACTACAAGCAGACCGAAATGCTCATGCACGTTCCGAACATCGCTCCACGTTCTCCAGAAGGCAAGGACTCCAGCGATAACGTTGTCGAAAAAGACGGCCCGATCCCGTTTGACTACTACACCAAGAACGATGACTTCGCCCGCGTTGACCACAAGACTCTCGGCGAACGCCTTGGCATTTTTGACTTTGAACGTGGCGCCAAGATTTCCGGTTCCGGTTTCCCGGTTTACCGCGGTCTCGGCTCTCGCCTCGAACGCGCCCTCATCCAGTTCTTCCTCGACGAACACATGAAGAACGGCTTCGAAGAATTCACTCCGCCGTACCTCGTTACCCGTAACACCATGCGCGGCACGGGTCAGCTCCCGAAGTTCGAAGAAGACATGTACCGCTGCGACAAAGACGACGACCTGTTCCTCATCCCGACAGCAGAAGTCCCGCTCACAAACCTCTATGCCGGCGAAGTGATTCCGGAATCCGAACTTCCGAAGCGCATCTGCGCCTACTCTGCATGCTTCCGCCGCGAAGCTGGTAGCTATGGCAAGGACACCCGCGGTCTCCTCCGCTTGCACCAGTTCAACAAGGTTGAAATGGTCTACTTCGCCCATCCGGAACACAGCTACGAAGACCACGAAGAACTCACCCGTTTCGGTGAAAAGCTCCTCGAAAAGCTCGGCCTCCCCTACCACCGCCTCGCACTCTGCAAGGGCGACCTCGGTTTCGGTGCAGCCAAGTGCTACGACCTCGAAGTTTACGCTCCGGTCGAAAAGAAGTGGCTCGAAGTCAGCTCCTGCTCGAACTTCGAAGACTACCAGGCACGCCGCGCCAACATCAAGACCAAGATTAACGGCAAGAACGTCTACCTCCACACGCTTAACGGCTCTGGCCTCGCCACTCCGCGCGTGATGGTCGGCATCTGCGACAACTACCAGCAGAAAGACGGCTCGCTCAAGATTCCTGAAGTCCTCCGTCCGTACATGGGTGGGCTTGAGTTTATCAAACCGAAAGCCTAA
- a CDS encoding carbohydrate binding domain-containing protein, with product MKFPLLLLVAASFSFAQWGGGGGKSLNDYKKESVSGRDIHVYAPSNLAPKSPLLISCHGMDQDPNYQQSNTHWEAVADTAGFVVVYPRGGTGMSTWDISGDKDTKWVVQIIEQMVKEYDIDPKRVYLSGFSMGGMFTYHAMSKIADKIAAFAPTSGTNVMGASKAMRPVPIIHPHGTNDDVLNYSQVEGFLKNYRDQFHCPSQAEVQNNYPNSENSGATMYTWGPCDEGVYIKHLKLEGRGHSPSKADVSDIWNFVKQYSLDGASITPSIEVPTNRDSVFNGSFSDSLKLAGWTLNNHSGEGSLKLTDGKAEINVTKTGTNAYDVQMIQNGVHYEKGQSYKVTFDAYASVARTLEVNIEKDTDPWTSYLGEAKTFDLGTEKTSFEILFTMNEATDENGRVSFNAGLATGSVFIDNVVLSKVEGTLGLAKNVRVLTGERTLSVYDMNGAFICNLKGVRVNDVQSKLNSMKLEKGLYVVKNGSFSRIYSVK from the coding sequence ATGAAATTTCCTTTATTGCTTTTAGTAGCCGCGTCGTTCTCTTTTGCCCAATGGGGTGGCGGTGGCGGAAAATCGCTAAACGACTATAAAAAAGAATCAGTGTCGGGCAGAGATATCCACGTGTATGCACCGAGCAATCTCGCGCCCAAGAGCCCTTTGCTCATTTCGTGCCATGGCATGGACCAAGACCCCAATTACCAACAGTCCAATACGCATTGGGAAGCGGTTGCCGATACGGCGGGCTTTGTCGTCGTGTATCCTAGAGGTGGAACAGGGATGAGTACCTGGGATATCAGCGGTGACAAGGATACGAAGTGGGTCGTACAAATTATCGAGCAGATGGTCAAGGAATATGACATTGATCCGAAGCGAGTTTATCTTTCTGGATTTTCGATGGGCGGTATGTTCACTTACCATGCCATGAGTAAAATTGCAGATAAAATAGCGGCATTTGCACCGACTTCTGGTACAAATGTGATGGGTGCGTCTAAAGCGATGCGTCCAGTCCCGATTATCCATCCGCATGGAACAAACGATGACGTGCTGAATTACAGCCAGGTTGAAGGGTTTCTTAAGAACTATCGCGACCAGTTCCATTGCCCGTCTCAGGCGGAAGTCCAGAATAACTATCCCAATTCCGAAAATTCGGGTGCAACGATGTATACTTGGGGCCCTTGCGATGAAGGCGTTTATATTAAACACCTTAAGCTTGAAGGCCGTGGCCATAGCCCTTCCAAGGCCGATGTTTCTGACATCTGGAATTTCGTGAAACAGTATTCTTTGGATGGTGCCTCGATTACACCGTCGATTGAAGTTCCTACAAACAGGGATTCCGTGTTTAATGGTTCTTTCTCAGATTCGCTCAAGCTTGCAGGCTGGACGCTCAACAACCACAGTGGCGAAGGCTCCTTGAAATTAACCGATGGCAAGGCCGAAATCAATGTGACCAAGACGGGTACGAATGCTTATGATGTACAAATGATTCAGAATGGCGTCCACTACGAAAAAGGTCAAAGCTACAAGGTGACTTTCGATGCCTATGCATCTGTGGCGAGAACGCTTGAAGTGAATATCGAAAAGGATACGGACCCGTGGACGAGTTACCTGGGCGAGGCGAAGACTTTTGACTTAGGGACTGAGAAAACGAGCTTTGAGATTCTGTTCACCATGAATGAAGCTACGGATGAAAATGGACGCGTTTCTTTCAATGCGGGCCTTGCTACGGGTAGCGTGTTCATTGACAATGTGGTGTTGAGCAAAGTCGAAGGTACGCTTGGTCTTGCGAAGAACGTGCGCGTGCTTACTGGCGAAAGAACGCTTAGCGTGTACGATATGAATGGCGCTTTTATATGTAATCTTAAGGGCGTGCGCGTGAATGACGTCCAGTCGAAATTGAATTCAATGAAGCTGGAAAAAGGCTTGTATGTTGTGAAAAACGGCTCCTTCAGCAGAATTTATTCTGTGAAGTAG
- a CDS encoding MiaB/RimO family radical SAM methylthiotransferase, with protein sequence MIVVLSQGCAANFGDGEKIARILSQKSEVTFEFPEAKAAHSTRAASFSSKTPANLVNAENSTSAANPANFSTEKPEAFYLNVCTVKGNAGAMKLLRKAASTFPGVPIYITGCAPKDFREEALRTVPHVQFTSLKELENSAILPTQSAQSPSSQINARTPDSNKASRNVLRESPFVGIVNIEEGCLDACAFCSTHLVKGRLHSFAPNAIVDQVQALVDDGCLEIQLTGQDCACYGFDIGTNIAELTQRILTHVNGNYRIRLGMGNPRHVLSYQEALLDCFTDDRIYKFIHIPVQSGSENVLKAMNRRHTARDYATLAHAFTERFRKFTLSTDLIVGYPGETAADFNDTLTLLKETRPTVCNITRFVARPGTVAARLETASNQAVPDDIKHERSAILAEAFQQIALENNREWIGDECTVVTEKPGYRAGTTIARNEAYRPVALQGTFPAGKTLRVRITGAEPFALLAEPLV encoded by the coding sequence ATGATAGTCGTTTTAAGCCAGGGCTGTGCCGCAAATTTCGGTGACGGTGAAAAGATTGCGCGCATTCTCTCCCAAAAATCCGAAGTCACGTTCGAGTTTCCGGAAGCGAAGGCCGCGCATTCCACAAGAGCAGCGAGTTTTTCTTCCAAGACGCCCGCGAATCTTGTAAATGCCGAGAATTCCACAAGCGCCGCGAATCCCGCGAACTTCAGCACAGAAAAGCCCGAAGCGTTCTACTTGAACGTTTGCACGGTCAAGGGCAATGCAGGCGCCATGAAGCTTCTGCGCAAAGCAGCGAGCACATTTCCAGGCGTTCCCATATACATCACGGGTTGCGCCCCCAAGGACTTCCGCGAAGAAGCGCTCCGCACCGTTCCACACGTACAATTCACAAGTCTAAAAGAACTTGAAAATTCGGCAATATTACCAACCCAGTCCGCGCAATCACCCTCAAGCCAGATAAACGCGCGCACTCCCGACAGCAATAAAGCCTCTCGCAATGTCCTTCGCGAATCCCCGTTCGTCGGCATCGTGAACATCGAAGAAGGCTGTCTCGACGCATGCGCCTTCTGCAGCACGCATCTCGTCAAAGGCCGCCTCCACAGCTTTGCACCCAACGCAATTGTCGATCAAGTCCAAGCGCTCGTCGATGACGGTTGCCTCGAAATCCAGCTCACCGGCCAAGACTGCGCCTGCTACGGCTTTGACATCGGCACGAATATCGCCGAACTCACGCAGAGAATCCTCACACACGTGAACGGCAATTACCGCATCCGCCTCGGCATGGGCAATCCGCGCCATGTCCTCAGCTATCAGGAGGCGCTACTAGATTGCTTCACGGATGACCGCATTTACAAGTTCATCCACATTCCCGTCCAAAGCGGCAGCGAAAACGTGCTCAAGGCGATGAACCGCCGCCACACAGCACGCGACTACGCGACCCTCGCTCACGCATTTACCGAGCGATTCCGCAAATTCACGCTCAGCACCGACCTTATCGTCGGCTATCCCGGCGAAACCGCCGCAGATTTCAACGACACGTTAACGCTCTTGAAAGAAACTCGCCCGACCGTCTGCAACATCACGCGTTTTGTCGCGCGCCCAGGCACCGTCGCCGCGCGTCTCGAAACAGCATCCAACCAAGCGGTCCCCGACGATATCAAGCACGAGCGTTCAGCTATTCTCGCCGAAGCGTTCCAGCAAATCGCTCTCGAGAACAACCGCGAATGGATTGGCGACGAATGCACCGTTGTCACCGAAAAGCCCGGCTACCGCGCCGGAACCACCATCGCCCGCAACGAGGCCTACCGCCCCGTCGCATTACAAGGCACCTTCCCAGCCGGGAAAACGCTCCGCGTCCGCATCACCGGTGCCGAACCCTTCGCACTGCTCGCAGAACCACTCGTCTAA
- a CDS encoding SpoIID/LytB domain-containing protein — MTTLSLATPSLAAGNSEYSPIEANSVSEQTIVPQKIKKELNRPIQVGVFVGVPNIFIRQKNEELHITASKGKLKIKTKSKRQQTADRRVFKATGSSASDCIAIATDKAGLNKACYNGEFIVTANGNKLNAINVIDIEDYLRGVVPYEIGKLDESKFEALKAQAVAARTYAYKHFGSRTAQGFDVYADTRDQVYKGLHSATALTDKAVRETEGVVMTYNGEFITAYYHSTCGGETEGVVTWGRPDHPYLKNKPDLRPDGTPWCRESNYTEWTREFTEDELHDLFQINAKEAKANVPSFSSIKSMHIQDTLKSGRIHTLVIETNNGSFTAKADKIRWLFKRGGTILPSSFFRIHKNGNEWILKGKGFGHGVGLCQMGARARAQAGQSYIQILTHYYPGITLEKFKR, encoded by the coding sequence TTGACGACACTCTCTTTGGCGACCCCATCTCTTGCGGCCGGCAATTCTGAGTATAGCCCAATCGAAGCAAATAGCGTATCCGAGCAGACCATCGTTCCTCAAAAAATCAAGAAAGAGCTCAACCGCCCTATCCAGGTGGGTGTTTTTGTCGGTGTGCCAAACATTTTCATCCGTCAAAAGAACGAAGAACTGCACATCACCGCCTCTAAAGGCAAACTCAAAATCAAGACAAAATCAAAGCGCCAGCAGACCGCTGACCGACGCGTTTTCAAGGCCACGGGTTCATCTGCAAGCGATTGCATTGCCATTGCAACAGACAAGGCAGGCCTCAATAAAGCCTGCTACAACGGTGAATTTATCGTCACCGCCAATGGCAACAAGCTAAACGCCATCAACGTCATCGACATTGAAGACTACTTGCGAGGTGTCGTTCCTTACGAAATCGGCAAACTCGACGAATCCAAGTTCGAAGCGCTCAAGGCCCAAGCCGTTGCCGCACGTACCTACGCCTACAAGCACTTCGGTAGCCGCACAGCACAAGGCTTTGACGTTTACGCCGACACACGCGACCAAGTCTACAAAGGCCTCCACAGCGCCACAGCACTTACAGACAAAGCAGTCCGCGAAACCGAAGGCGTCGTGATGACGTACAACGGAGAATTCATCACCGCCTATTACCATTCCACTTGCGGTGGCGAAACCGAAGGCGTAGTCACCTGGGGTCGCCCAGACCACCCCTACCTCAAAAACAAGCCCGACCTCCGCCCCGACGGAACGCCGTGGTGCCGCGAATCCAACTACACCGAATGGACTCGTGAATTTACCGAAGACGAACTTCACGATTTATTCCAGATAAACGCAAAAGAAGCAAAAGCAAACGTCCCAAGTTTTTCGAGCATCAAGTCGATGCACATTCAAGACACGCTCAAAAGCGGTCGCATCCACACGCTCGTCATCGAAACGAATAACGGCTCGTTCACAGCAAAAGCAGACAAAATCCGCTGGCTTTTCAAGCGCGGTGGCACCATCCTCCCCTCCAGTTTTTTCCGCATCCACAAGAACGGGAATGAATGGATTCTCAAAGGCAAGGGATTCGGGCATGGCGTTGGGCTTTGCCAAATGGGCGCTCGCGCACGCGCTCAGGCGGGCCAAAGCTACATCCAGATTTTAACGCACTATTACCCCGGCATCACGCTGGAAAAATTCAAGAGATGA
- the def gene encoding peptide deformylase: MAILPIRIYGDPVLRKKCEPITEITPELRQLAKDMLETMYDAPGCGLAAPQIGKNIRLVVIDTAIPGEEDPRPYIMFNPEWEAEPDAKNVDYDEGCLSLPDIFCNVVRPDRVTVRFFDINGEAQEIHNCEGLFARCIQHECDHLNGDLFVDKISTSDRTLNQSKLRKMAKETQAKLKKK, from the coding sequence ATGGCCATTCTCCCCATCAGAATTTACGGTGACCCGGTGCTTCGCAAAAAGTGCGAACCCATCACCGAAATCACGCCGGAACTCCGCCAGCTCGCAAAAGACATGCTCGAAACCATGTACGATGCTCCGGGCTGCGGCCTTGCCGCTCCGCAGATTGGCAAGAACATCCGTCTCGTGGTCATCGACACAGCCATCCCAGGCGAAGAAGATCCTCGCCCCTACATCATGTTCAACCCCGAATGGGAAGCTGAACCGGATGCCAAGAACGTCGATTACGATGAAGGATGCCTCTCCCTCCCGGATATTTTCTGCAACGTTGTCCGTCCGGACCGCGTGACAGTGCGTTTCTTTGACATCAATGGCGAAGCCCAGGAAATTCATAACTGCGAAGGTCTGTTCGCCCGCTGCATCCAGCACGAATGCGACCACCTCAACGGCGACCTCTTTGTCGATAAGATCTCGACGTCAGACCGCACGCTGAATCAGTCCAAGCTCCGCAAGATGGCAAAAGAAACCCAGGCGAAGCTCAAAAAGAAATAA
- the yajC gene encoding preprotein translocase subunit YajC: MKLSALLVTLSSIAAFAQDAAAQPEQPGALASFLPLILLFVVMWLFFIRPKQKEMKQMDEMRKQLKKGDKVMTAAGIIGTIASMEENIITLRTGTSTIEFEKAAILRVINNDTSAKVEEKK; the protein is encoded by the coding sequence ATGAAACTCTCTGCACTTCTCGTGACTCTTTCCTCCATCGCCGCTTTCGCTCAGGACGCAGCCGCACAGCCGGAACAGCCGGGTGCTCTCGCTAGCTTCCTCCCGCTCATCCTCCTCTTTGTGGTGATGTGGCTCTTCTTCATCCGCCCGAAGCAGAAGGAAATGAAGCAGATGGACGAAATGCGCAAGCAGCTCAAGAAGGGCGACAAGGTCATGACAGCCGCAGGCATCATCGGCACCATCGCTAGCATGGAAGAAAACATCATCACGCTCCGCACTGGCACCTCCACCATCGAATTCGAAAAGGCAGCCATTCTCCGCGTCATCAACAACGACACTTCCGCTAAGGTCGAAGAAAAGAAGTAA
- a CDS encoding Crp/Fnr family transcriptional regulator, with protein MILREGENLCLQGDLTHSFYIVKSGTLTATSKDEQNGTQVQNFGPGSTFGELSLIAGEPMEYTVRAEEDCEIEVIPQSALHNTMKEQPIWLKSILAFLTQRNHIAQENKRKSDLITTFPSLLFVLSREPAKDISLVALQDEIAQFSKLSALGTYKLLIILQDFKLVRLQSESVSVENKPLIKILYETLRHRAIYKSTSPNILSLTDQAILTAFVKAACDKGELQSDGLVAVNLNDLIEQTKRTMHGMSLTPRNLETLLQKQLLKELPKEKYCANFDRLLNLLELNRIYPLLDKKLITGQ; from the coding sequence ATGATTTTGAGAGAAGGCGAAAATCTCTGCCTGCAAGGCGACCTCACCCATTCATTTTACATCGTCAAAAGCGGTACGCTTACAGCAACTTCTAAGGACGAGCAAAACGGCACACAAGTCCAAAATTTCGGCCCCGGTTCCACGTTTGGCGAACTCAGCCTCATCGCAGGCGAACCCATGGAATACACGGTCCGCGCCGAAGAAGACTGCGAAATCGAAGTCATTCCACAAAGCGCCTTGCACAACACAATGAAAGAGCAACCCATCTGGCTCAAGTCTATTCTCGCGTTCCTCACGCAGCGCAATCACATCGCGCAAGAGAACAAGCGCAAAAGCGACTTGATAACAACTTTCCCGTCGCTGTTGTTCGTGCTTTCGAGAGAGCCAGCAAAAGATATTAGTTTAGTCGCACTACAAGACGAAATCGCTCAATTTTCAAAGCTTTCCGCACTAGGAACATACAAACTATTAATTATTTTACAGGACTTCAAGCTCGTCCGTTTGCAATCGGAATCCGTATCTGTAGAGAACAAGCCACTGATCAAGATTCTCTACGAAACGCTCCGCCATCGTGCCATTTACAAGAGCACATCGCCGAACATCCTTTCGCTTACCGACCAGGCAATCCTCACCGCATTCGTGAAAGCCGCCTGCGACAAAGGCGAGCTCCAGTCCGACGGTCTCGTTGCTGTAAACTTGAACGATTTGATTGAGCAGACCAAGCGCACCATGCACGGAATGAGCCTCACCCCGCGCAACCTCGAAACGCTTTTGCAAAAGCAGCTCCTCAAAGAGCTCCCCAAAGAAAAATATTGCGCCAACTTCGACAGGCTCCTAAACCTGCTCGAACTCAATCGAATCTATCCACTGCTGGATAAAAAATTAATTACTGGCCAGTAG
- a CDS encoding Crp/Fnr family transcriptional regulator, producing MITGNSQPRLIPPTRLRVKAGFVVSSPQDEDKKIILLNEGELVALDPKANNKVVFKIHPGNLVGVGALLEREPVRYIFQATTDSTITIINDECMESELKALPVWLLAAIKAISAKTRRINESIRAAKTENPLESLASFCKFYSKDEILQKQLLLQEFSWLTKTPFPAANEALKTLIRRKMLIQQANGSTLTIPDPRLLEIFADYLKTQELELPWLPFKLTLQQKRCLVWLSTLEPDTTIEGSAWMNLFKEHNLEVGVTDWLQMQQFEWFIEKENHLFSLNFDKVNYYLLALQYEPNLKGTVK from the coding sequence ATGATTACGGGGAATTCGCAACCAAGACTTATCCCGCCCACGCGACTCCGCGTGAAGGCGGGTTTTGTTGTATCCTCACCTCAGGACGAAGACAAGAAAATCATCCTTTTGAACGAAGGTGAGCTTGTCGCACTCGATCCAAAAGCGAACAACAAGGTCGTTTTCAAGATCCATCCCGGAAATCTCGTGGGCGTAGGCGCCCTGCTTGAACGCGAACCCGTACGCTATATTTTCCAGGCGACCACCGATTCCACCATCACCATCATCAATGACGAGTGCATGGAATCCGAGCTAAAGGCGCTCCCCGTCTGGCTTTTGGCAGCTATCAAGGCGATTTCGGCCAAAACGCGCCGCATCAACGAGTCCATCCGCGCAGCAAAGACGGAAAACCCGCTCGAAAGCCTCGCCTCATTCTGCAAATTCTACAGCAAAGACGAAATTTTGCAAAAGCAGTTGCTGTTGCAAGAATTCTCGTGGCTTACCAAAACGCCGTTCCCAGCCGCGAACGAAGCGCTAAAGACGCTTATCCGTCGCAAGATGCTCATCCAGCAAGCCAATGGCTCGACGCTTACCATCCCTGATCCGCGCCTTCTCGAAATTTTTGCGGATTACCTCAAGACGCAAGAACTTGAACTTCCGTGGCTTCCGTTCAAGCTCACGCTCCAGCAAAAGAGATGTCTCGTTTGGCTATCGACTCTCGAGCCAGACACGACCATAGAAGGTTCCGCATGGATGAATTTATTCAAGGAACACAACCTTGAAGTTGGCGTTACAGACTGGCTCCAGATGCAGCAATTTGAATGGTTCATCGAAAAAGAGAACCATCTTTTCTCCCTTAATTTTGACAAAGTAAATTACTATTTATTGGCTTTGCAGTACGAGCCAAATCTCAAGGGGACGGTCAAATGA
- the rplS gene encoding 50S ribosomal protein L19 produces the protein MSLNIEAIQNENLKTDLPEFRAGDTVTVNVKVIEGTKERIQPFKGVVIQQKNSGIGKSITVRKMSGAVAVERIFPVNSPRIDSIVVERSGKVHQARIYYMRDLRGKAARIEERQA, from the coding sequence ATGTCCCTGAACATTGAAGCAATCCAAAACGAAAATTTGAAGACCGACCTTCCGGAATTCCGTGCTGGCGATACCGTTACCGTTAACGTCAAGGTTATCGAAGGTACCAAGGAACGTATCCAGCCGTTCAAGGGCGTCGTTATTCAGCAGAAGAACTCTGGCATCGGCAAGTCCATCACGGTCCGCAAGATGTCCGGTGCAGTCGCTGTCGAACGTATCTTCCCGGTCAACTCCCCGCGCATCGACTCCATCGTTGTCGAACGCTCTGGTAAGGTTCACCAGGCTCGCATTTACTACATGCGCGACCTCCGCGGTAAGGCTGCACGTATCGAAGAACGCCAGGCTTAA
- the trmD gene encoding tRNA (guanosine(37)-N1)-methyltransferase TrmD, giving the protein MKIDCITIFPEMFAPMKSSIMGRAQAKGLFEFNTVYLRDFAINAYGQVDDVPYGGEPGMVLRPEPLAKAIRSTGVKEDGGKVIYLTADGVPFTHKIAKELSQENHLVLVCGHYKGIDDRIRQTEVDMEISIGDFVVSGGELPAMLVTDAVVRLLDGALGHKESGETDSFAQGVLGWPVYTRPEEFEGKKVPEVLLSGHHKNISEWRRQESLKRTQERRPDIFKNLEINTTFGDK; this is encoded by the coding sequence ATGAAGATCGACTGCATCACCATCTTCCCCGAAATGTTCGCGCCGATGAAAAGTTCAATCATGGGCCGCGCACAGGCAAAAGGCTTGTTTGAGTTCAATACAGTCTATCTGCGAGACTTCGCCATCAACGCCTACGGGCAGGTGGACGATGTTCCGTACGGTGGCGAACCGGGCATGGTACTCCGTCCCGAACCGCTTGCGAAGGCCATTCGCAGCACGGGAGTCAAGGAAGATGGCGGAAAAGTCATCTACCTCACGGCAGATGGCGTCCCCTTCACACACAAGATTGCCAAAGAACTCTCTCAAGAAAACCACCTTGTTCTTGTCTGCGGACACTACAAGGGAATCGATGACCGCATCCGCCAGACCGAGGTCGACATGGAAATTTCCATCGGGGACTTCGTCGTAAGCGGAGGCGAACTTCCGGCGATGCTCGTCACGGACGCCGTAGTGCGACTGCTAGACGGGGCTCTGGGCCACAAGGAATCCGGTGAAACGGACTCTTTTGCGCAAGGCGTTTTGGGCTGGCCTGTCTACACCCGCCCCGAAGAATTCGAAGGAAAAAAGGTGCCTGAGGTGCTACTTTCCGGTCATCACAAGAACATTTCAGAGTGGAGACGTCAAGAATCGTTAAAAAGAACGCAAGAAAGACGCCCCGACATCTTTAAAAATCTTGAAATAAATACTACATTTGGCGACAAATAA
- the rimM gene encoding ribosome maturation factor RimM (Essential for efficient processing of 16S rRNA), with protein sequence MDSQEYITVCQLMRAHGVKGYIKAMPLTHDLTRCKSLKDVRVQKRNGEILELTLEDAKQANNLWLLKFKGFDTPEALSPLVNGDVMIPESERLPLPEGEYYLDDLEGFRVHTEDGRNVGEVIEVQELMTVDAFLIKFDLAVQSEFSSKSILAPWIDDCVKEINDEEKFIVCDSDYLKSVCPEER encoded by the coding sequence ATGGACTCTCAAGAATACATCACCGTCTGCCAGCTCATGCGTGCGCATGGCGTCAAAGGCTACATCAAAGCGATGCCCCTGACCCACGACCTGACTCGCTGCAAGAGCCTTAAAGACGTGCGCGTTCAAAAGAGGAATGGCGAAATTTTGGAACTCACCCTCGAAGATGCCAAGCAGGCAAACAACCTCTGGCTCTTGAAATTCAAGGGTTTCGACACTCCAGAAGCACTCTCCCCGCTCGTCAATGGCGACGTCATGATTCCCGAATCCGAACGTCTCCCGCTCCCCGAAGGCGAATACTATCTTGACGACCTGGAAGGTTTCCGCGTCCACACCGAAGACGGTCGCAACGTCGGTGAAGTCATCGAAGTGCAAGAACTGATGACGGTCGATGCGTTCCTCATCAAGTTCGACCTTGCCGTGCAATCTGAATTCAGCAGCAAGTCCATCCTCGCCCCTTGGATTGACGATTGCGTCAAGGAAATCAACGACGAAGAAAAGTTCATTGTTTGTGATAGCGACTATTTAAAATCCGTTTGCCCGGAGGAACGATGA
- the rpsP gene encoding 30S ribosomal protein S16 yields MATVIRLARFGKRHNPIYRIVVIDNRKARDDSFIEQVGFFNPNLKQPEIRFEQEKVLKWLSVGAQPSDTVKSLLKKTGISDLFHDLKANRSIEGKAPVAREIKSKQRKLSPKAQARLEAEKAAKAAAEAPAAEEAQA; encoded by the coding sequence ATGGCAACTGTTATCCGTCTCGCCCGCTTCGGCAAGCGTCACAACCCGATCTACCGCATCGTCGTCATCGACAACCGCAAGGCTCGCGACGATAGCTTTATCGAACAGGTCGGTTTCTTCAACCCGAACCTCAAGCAGCCGGAAATCCGCTTCGAACAGGAAAAGGTCCTCAAGTGGCTCTCCGTCGGTGCACAGCCGTCTGACACTGTCAAGTCTCTCCTCAAGAAGACTGGCATTTCTGACTTGTTCCACGACCTCAAGGCAAACCGCTCCATCGAAGGCAAGGCTCCGGTCGCTCGCGAAATCAAGTCCAAGCAGCGCAAGTTGAGCCCGAAGGCTCAGGCTCGTCTCGAAGCTGAAAAGGCTGCCAAGGCAGCTGCTGAAGCTCCGGCCGCTGAAGAAGCACAGGCTTAA